One Phoenix dactylifera cultivar Barhee BC4 unplaced genomic scaffold, palm_55x_up_171113_PBpolish2nd_filt_p 000026F, whole genome shotgun sequence genomic window carries:
- the LOC103702499 gene encoding probable inactive patatin-like protein 9, giving the protein MDVSKITMEIFSKLEKKWLMEWENTGNLWSSPISTADKKKAKNKKTRILSIDGGGGIKGLVAGQALIHLEDCIRSVTSNPQASIPDYFDLIAGTGIGGVLAAMLTAADESGRPLFSASAAVEYLSSKSRHLFRPAGLLLRRRRRRFSGSSFEAVLREALRGPEGRVLTLKNTCKPLLIPCYDLNTSAPFVFSRADAVESPSFDFELWSVCRATAATPGLFSPCKLASVDGKTACVAVDGGLVMNNPAAAAVTHVLHNKRDFPAVAGVDDLLLLSLGSGPPPRQRPATAGECSERAVMEIVLDGVSETIDQLLANAFCWNPTDYIRIQANVWETEREEGEEGPRRAGEWMLKERGVESLPFGGKRLLTESNGERIEVLVKRLVACGFANDIPLSRFKETTVTKLSDGR; this is encoded by the exons atggACGTGAGCAAGATAACGATGGAGATCTTCTCCAAGCTAGAGAAGAAGTGGCTGATGGAGTGGGAGAATACTGGAAACCTTTGGTCCTCTCCCATTTCCACTGCCGACAAAAAGAAGGCCAAGAACAAGAAGACCCGCATTTTGAGTATCGACGGCGGAGGTGGCATAAAAGGTCTTGTCGCTGGGCAGGCGCTGATCCATCTCGAGGATTGCATCAGATCCGTGACATCTAATCCTCAAGCCTCCATCCCTGACTACTTCGATCTCATCGCCGGCACCGGCATTGGCGGTGTCCTCGCCGCCATGCTCACAGCTGCTGACGAATCTGGTCGACCTCTCTTTTCCGCCAGCGCCGCCGTGGAGTATCTTTCCTCGAAAAGCCGCCACCTATTCCGTCCCGCCGGCCTCCTCCTCCGGCGACGGAGGCGGCGCTTCTCCGGCAGCAGCTTCGAGGCCGTCCTCCGCGAAGCCCTCCGCGGCCCCGAGGGCCGCGTTCTCACTCTAAAGAACACCTGCAAGCCTCTTCTTATCCCCTGCTATGATCTCAACACCAGTGCTCCCTTTGTCTTCTCCCGCGCCGACGCCGTCGAGTCGCCGAGCTTTGACTTCGAGCTCTGGAGCGTTTGCCGGGCGACGGCCGCCACCCCGGGGTTGTTCTCGCCGTGCAAGCTCGCGTCAGTGGATGGGAAGACGGCGTGCGTCGCCGTCGACGGGGGGCTCGTGATGAACaaccccgccgccgccgccgtcacCCACGTGCTCCACAACAAGCGGGACTTCCCCGCCGTCGCCGGCGTCGacgacctcctcctcctctccctcggcAGCGGCCCGCCGCCGCGCCAGCGGCCAGCGACCGCCGGGGAGTGCTCGGAGCGGGCGGTCATGGAGATCGTGCTCGACGGAGTGTCCGAGACCATCGATCAGCTTCTCGCCAACGCTTTCTGCTGGAATCCAACGGATTACATTCGTATTCag GCTAACGTCTGGGAGACGGAGCGGGAGGAGGGCGAGGAGGGGCCGAGGAGGGCCGGAGAGTGGATGCTGAAGGAGAGGGGGGTGGAGTCGTTGCCGTTCGGAGGTAAACGGTTGCTGACGGAGTCTAACGGCGAACGTATCGAGGTATTGGTGAAACGGCTCGTTGCATGTGGCTTCGCAAACGACATCCCACTGAGCCGGTTCAAGGAAACCACCGTCACAAAGCTCTCAGATGGCCGTTAA
- the LOC120104564 gene encoding protein FANTASTIC FOUR 3-like, translated as MPSMSMLLSSSVCQGLHPLKLKQPQIRRWVLLSCTRKDHATSKKANEEMDSGGGGSGGGGEGERSPIYFFPSPSKSPPMAVDMSWPVAKTSPPPATKRAIHGKKNLAMCTETLGCETGAVYPVGYFDADAENGHTGRPKEEMVAMRRKRGSERTGFPPPLTTLLGGSRLRILSRRENGRLLLQPVKPSVMEAERTDGRLRLRFYCGRPFHSNDKEVGELEYEEAKEEEEEEGGYLGVVGMEMNEMSYSSISGGEEMGIGRFRRPGGCKEEEGGGHGGMASRSKVMLNWEAEAFWVASS; from the coding sequence ATGCCGTCGATGTCGATGTTGTTGTCATCCTCGGTGTGCCAAGGGCTCCACCCTTTGAAACTTAAGCAGCCACAAATCCGAAGATGGGTTCTTCTATCCTGTACCCGCAAAGATCATGCAACATCCAAGAAAGCCAATGAAGAGATGGATAGTGGtggcggcggcagcggcggcggcggtgaagGTGAACGGAGTCCCATCTACTTTTTTCCCAGTCCCTCGAAAAGCCCTCCAATGGCCGTAGACATGTCATGGCCCGTCGCCAAAACTTCTCCACCTCCAGCAACCAAGCGAGCGATCCATGGGAAGAAGAACTTGGCAATGTGCACAGAGACTTTAGGCTGCGAGACCGGCGCAGTATACCCTGTCGGTTACTTTGATGCTGATGCTGAGAACGGCCACACCGGACGTCCAAAAGAAGAAATGGTGGCGATGAGGAGAAAGAGGGGGAGCGAGAGAACCGGGTTTCCTCCACCGCTGACCACGCTGTTGGGGGGGTCCCGCCTTCGTATCTTGAGCAGGAGGGAGAATGGCAGGCTGCTGCTACAGCCTGTCAAGCCATCCGTCATGGAAGCCGAGAGGACCGACGGTCGACTTCGCCTTCGTTTCTACTGCGGCAGGCCTTTCCACTCCAATGACAAAGAAGTAGGAGAGTTGGAGTATGAGGAggcgaaagaagaggaggaagaagaggggggtTACTTGGGTGTTGTTGGTATGGAGATGAATGAGATGAGCTACAGCAGTATCAGTGGTGGGGAGGAGATGGGGATTGGGAGGTTTAGAAGGCCTGGTGGTTGtaaggaggaagagggtggtgGGCACGGGGGCATGGCAAGCCGCAGCAAGGTGATGCTCAACTGGGAGGCAGAGGCTTTCTGGGTCGCCAGCTCCTGA